CCGGCCGCCGCCGGGACAGGACGAGCTGGGCCGGGCCGATGGCGGCAGGCGTGAACACGCCCCGCGACGACCGATTCAAGCACCACCTCCTCGCCGTTTCGGGGCCGGCTGGCGTCTGCGCCACCGGGGGGCACGGTTAGCGTCAGGGCAGGGTTCCTGGATGGCAGGCCCACCTAGCCGACCCGGCAGCGCCCGCTGGGGGGAGGGTCGCAGGGACGCTGCGACTAGAGAAGGAGGTCCACCACCGTGGACAGCTCTGCACTCGCCAAGGAACCCTTTGTCAGCATCACCACCTTCAAGCGCGACGGAACCCCGGTCTCGGTGCCGGTGTGGTGCGCCGCCGACAACGGCAGCCTGCTGGTCTTTAGTGAGGCCGACTCCTGGAAGGTGAAGCGGATCCGCCGCGACCCCCATGTCCGCCTCGCGCCCTGCAGCCCCCGAGGGAAGCCACGTGGCCCGGCGGTCGACGCCAATGCCAGCCTTGTGGAGGAGACCGCGAAGGTCGAAGCGCTGCTGGTACGAAAGTACGGCTGGGCGTGGCGCGGGTACCGCGCGCTCATGTTATCGACGGCGCTGATCCGGCGCCTCCGCCGACAGATCCCGACGGCATGGCTGACGATCAGGATCACGCTT
Above is a window of Actinomycetota bacterium DNA encoding:
- a CDS encoding PPOX class F420-dependent oxidoreductase; protein product: MDSSALAKEPFVSITTFKRDGTPVSVPVWCAADNGSLLVFSEADSWKVKRIRRDPHVRLAPCSPRGKPRGPAVDANASLVEETAKVEALLVRKYGWAWRGYRALMLSTALIRRLRRQIPTAWLTIRITLREAGPDQTNLRDPGHSRHARSGLQSVRRPTPGQPGPHGQELGLAGGQGKTEPA